The Deltaproteobacteria bacterium DNA window ACGGCGCCGACCAGCCGAATGCTTCGAACATCGACACCCGCGGGATGCTCGTCAAGCTCAGCAGCGGCGGCGTGCAGAAGCGCTACTACGTGAACGTCTACCCGGCGCTCACGGTCTCGGGGTCGCTCGGCGCCGCTCACGGCGCCGACCTCTCCGTCACGATCTCCGATAACCCCGACCCGGTAGTGGCCGGCGCCCTGCTCACCTACACCGTGACGGTGAGTAACAACGGCTTCGAACCTGCGCGCGGTGTCAGCCTCACCGATACGCTGGACCGCAACGTTCGGTTCAGGTCCGCGACGGCCAGCCAGGGGCGCTGTAGCGCAAAAGGGACGACCGTCAGCTGTGCGCTGGGGGATATTGGGGACGGCGGATCCGCGACGGTGGCGATCGTCGTCCGGCCGACCAAGAATGGCACGGTCACCAACACGGCGTCAGTCGCCGCGGTCGCGCCGGTCGACCCCGACACGAGCAACAACACGGCGAGCGAGACGACGACGGTCAAGCCGTGAGTCGGCGGGATAGGCTCACAGAGCGTTCATCCATTTGGTCGATCTCGATCCCGCAAGTCAGAATCCGCTTGCGCGTCCCGCTTGCCGGCGTTGCCGTCTCCTTCAAAGCCGGCCCAGGCTTTGAGCACGCCCTCGCAGAAGTTGCCTGCCCCCTTCTGCTTGGTGCTCACGCACGCGTTGGCGGGATAAACGACTGTCGGGTGCGGGCGGGCGGTCGCGACGACTGCCGCACCGAGCACGAGGGTCGCCTACGGCGCCGGCGCGCGGGACGACTCCAAGATGAACGGCGGGAAGGTCCGCGACTCCGCTTCTCCCGGATCGCCCTCGTGGAACACCTTGACGGTGCCGGTCACCGATAGACGGTCCCCCACGGCGGGGGGGCTGCCGCGGCTCAGCACGTCGACCTTCGCCGGCCCGTCGCGCAGCTCGTAGCCGCTCTCGCCGTTGACGGGAAGGGTGACTTCCACCGTGCCGATCACGGTGACCACCCGGTGGTCGTAGGCGTCGGGGTTCGCCCGCAGATCGGCGATCGTCACCGCCCTCACCGGGTCCGACGTCGCCAGGAATGCCACCAGCGCCACACCGAGTGCCGTCATCTGCGCGCGCATGATGTTCTCCCGTCCTCTCAGGGTTTGCTGATTGTATAGTGCAGCTTGTAGGACCCACCCGTCACCACGCACGTGTCGCTCGGACCGCCCGGACAGTCGGCGTCGGTGACGCAGAGCTGGGTCGTGGTGATGGAGCAAGTGCCCCCGTCGCCGCCGACGCTCGGTGTGACGTAGGCCATCGAGCTACCGCCGCTGCCGAAGTCGGGGCCGCTGAGCGAGATGTCGAACCGCCCGATGTCCTTGCTGGCGTCGGTGAGACAGGTGGCGCCGTCGGTGAGGCCATAGAGCGTGAGGTCGCGCGCGATCGACTGGCCGTAGAGCTGCGCCTCGAGGCACGCGAGACTCTTGCCGCTCGCGTGCAGGTGAAGCGTGCCGCCGGCCGGTATTCCGACGGTGTAGATGAGGTTCTGGGGGATGGTGCCCGGCGTCTGCACGCGCGAAAGCCCGGGGAGCTGCTGCCAGTGGCCGTTGACCTCGAACCACACCTGCCATCCCGGCGTCGGACCGCCCAACGTGAGGCAGGTCTCCCCCACGGGACACGGCGTGACGCTGCAGTCCTGGCTGGTGGTCACGGAGCAGCGCTGCCTGGCCGGGAGGGCGGGCGTCACGGCCTTGAGCGGGTTCAGGATCTCGATGCCGGTGACCCTGACGCGCAGGGGCGTGATCGGCGTCGGGTCGTTGATCCAGCGGGCGATGATCGTCTTGCCGACCATGCTCGGGAGGGTGCCGTCCACGGGCGTCGTCATGTTCACGACGGCGTGTATCGTATCGACGACCCCAGGGATCCACGTGGTGGTGACCGCGGGCTTGGGGAGGCCGGCCGGCGTCTGGTCGAACACCTGCACGCGTGGCGGCCGGGTCTGGCCCGCGGGCTTCGGCGGCAGCGTGATGTCGAAGGCGAAGTCGCTCGCGTTCACGTTGGCGAGCGGCTGGCTGAGCGGGAAGCATTCGAGCCTGAGGAGGGCGACCGGGTTCGGGCGGTGCGTGAGGAAGCACTGGTCGCCGGCGCCGCCCCCATCCGGGCTGATCCAAACGTCCGTGCGCGTGGAGAGCCGGCCCGCGCGCCGGTTCAGCTTCGAGTAGCTGTACCCGCCGGTGCGGGTGACGGCGAGCGCCTGCGGCGGGTGCATCTCGCTGTGGTAGTTCCAGGTTACACCGACGCAGGTCTCACCGCCGACGCAGGTCTCACAGGTGGGCGAGGCGCAGTCGCTGTCGATCGCGCAGGGCTGGCTGATGGTGGTGGAGCAGGAGCCCGCGGGGTTGGGGTTGGGGTGCCCGCAGTCCCAGATCCAGCGGCCGACGCCGGTGAGGCGGTCGCCGGTCCCCGGCCACGCGAACAGCGGGTACTTGCCGATCTCCCACTCCACCTCCAGGGTGCCCGCCTCCACGCCCTCCATCGGGTGGACGTTGCCCGTTCCCACGAGTCCCATGTCGGCGGCGTCGACGGTGATGAAGGTGTTCTCGTCGTCGGTCACGTGGTCGCCGGGGAAGTCGCCCGCCTCGTTGACCTTGGCGAGGGCCACCGTCCCGTGGATCGTGACCGGATCCGAGAGCGGCGGGAGGTGCGAGTCGACGTCGACCGCCGCCCACTCGGGATCGATCAGCGTGAGCATGTCGAGCAAGCCCGGAACGAGCGGGGTCGGATAACAGCCACCCCCGTTCAGGTGGGCCGTGGCCGAGGCCGCCAGGTTGCTGTCGATGAAGGTTGCCTTCGCCCCGGTCGGAATGGCGCCTGCGACGAGGCCGAGTGCAAAAGCGAGCGTGCGCGAACGGAGCATCTGCATGGTCTTGCCTCCCGTCGTGGGGCGCAACCCGTGCGCGACCTGCCCCGGATCCCTAGCGTGTCGCCGTCGAGCTGTCGATGCGCGACGCGTCGAAATGCGCGGGTGGTCATGGCTGGCGCGTACGCGATGCCGGTCCAGAAGTCAGCGGGGTTGTGGTCCGTGCCGACGTATTCCCAGACGACGCCGCTGACCGACGCGCTCACCCGGCCCGCAGGACGTGCCCGGGCGTCGCCCCGGTCCACCGACCGCTCTCGAGCAGCACCTCGCCGTTGACGACCACCGCGACGTAGCCCTCCGCGTCCACCACGAACCGCCCGCTCCCACCGGGGAAGTCGTGCACCAGGCTGGTCGCGCCGGCGCGAAGCCGCGCGAGGTCGACGATCACCAGGTCGGCCCACGCGCCCTCGCGCACGACCCCGCGGTCGCGAAGGCCGTGCACCGCCGCCGGCACGCCGGTCAGCTTGCGGACCGCCTCCTCGAGCGGGAGGACGTCGGGCACCCATTCACTGAGCAGCCGCGTCGGGTAGTCGGCGCCCGTGAAGGAGAGGAGGTGCGCGCCCCCGTCGCTCGAGCCGGCCATGACGATCGGATCGCGCAGCAGGCGCGCGGTGCACTCGCGGAAGTAGTCGCTCGGCGGCATCTCGAGCACGAACTGCGTCTCCAGGTCCTCGGCGAGCGAGAGATCGAGGAAACAGTCGAGCGGGTCCTGCCCGCGCTCGGCGGCGAGATCGGGGACGGCACGACCGACCCACGCGCGGTGCGCCGGGTCGCACACCCGCTCGACCGAGACCACGTCCCACACGAAGACGAAGGCGCGCCCCGTGGGATCGGCGAGCTCGCGCCGCATGCGCTCGCGCACGGCCGGCTCGAGGAGGCGGCGCGCGCGCGCCGCGGGTGGCAGCGTCAAGGTCTCGCGAAAGCTCGGCAGCTCGTCGAAGAGGAAGGTCGAGCCGAGGGTCAGGTGCGCGCCGAGCCGGTTGGTGGCGAGCATGGGATGGATGCGCGCGCCCTGGCGCCACGCCTCGTGCGCGAAGGCGAGGCTCGCCTCCCAGCCGTCGGGGCAGGCGGGGAGGAGCGGCGTGAGGGTCTGGATCTCGAGCGGCCGCCCGGCGGCGCGGTAGCAGGCGAGGAGGAGCTCGCGGTCGGCGGCGTTCATGCCCTCGACGAAGCTGCGCGGGATGATCTCGATCGCGCCGTGCCCGAACTCGGCGAGCACCCCGGCGAGGGCCACCACCTCGTCGGGCGCCGCATGGTTCGAGGGCACCCCGCGGCCGTCGTGCGCCACGTGAATGTCGAGCTGCGAGGTGGAGAAGCCGAGCGCGCCCTCGCGCAGGGCGGCGCGCACGAGGTCCTGCATGGCCGCCACCTCGGCCGCGGTCGCGCGCCGCTCCGAGGCGGCCTCGCCCATCACGCAGCGGCGCACGGCCGAGTGCCCGACGTAGCCGCCGGCGTTCACGCCCAGCCGGCCCTCGACGCGCCGCCAGAAGTCGCCGAAGGAGCCGCCCGCCCAGCGGAGGCCCGCCGCGAGCGCCGGGCCCGCCATGCCCTCGACGCGTGACAGCATCTGCGCGAGCCAGCCCGTGTCCTCGGGCCGCGCCGGCGCGAGCGTGAAGCCGCAGTTGCCGCAGAGGACGGTGGTCACGCCGTGCCAAGACGCGGGCGAGGCCACGGGATCCCAGTCGAGCTGCGCGTCGTAGTGCGTGTGCACGTCGATGAACCCTGGGGTGACGACGGCACCCGCGGCGTCGAGGGTGCGCCGCGCCGGGCCGTCCACCCGTCCGACACGCGCGATCCGCCCGTCCCGCACCGCCACGTCGGCGGTGAAGGGCGGGAGGCCCGTGCCGTCGACGACGCGTCCGCCGCGAACGACGAGGTCCCACCTCATGCGGGCGCGGGAAGACCGTAGAGCCGGAGCGCGCTCGCTCCGAAGAGATCCGCGCGCGCCGCGGGTGTCATGTCGGCCGTGTGCTCGCGCAGCTCGGCGACCACACCGGGGTACTTCGCGTCGCTGTGCGGGAAGTCCGACGCCCAGATCATGTGGTCGGCTGGGAGGAAGCGTGTGAGCGGGCCCATCGTATGCTCGCCGGGATCGAAGGAGATCCACGCCTGGCGGCGCACGTACTCGCTCGGCTTGAGGCGGAGGTGCGAGAGCTGCCAGCCGTAGCTCTCGACGAACTCGTCGAGCCGGTCCATCCAGTGCGCGATCCATCCGCCGCCGCATTCGAGGACGCCGACGCGGAGCCGCGGATGGCGCTCGAGCACGCCCGCGTACACGAGATTGGCGAGCGTCAGGTAGTTGTCGAAGAAGAGGATCAGGGCGTGGTGGGTGCCGGGCGCCATGAGGCCGGCCATCGAGCGCGACGTGCCCGGCATGTCCCAGAGCCCGGCCGGGTGGAACGTGAGCGGCACGTCGAGCTCCGCGAGCGCCGCCCACACGGGCTCGAAAGCGTCGTCGTGAAGCTGGCGGAGCGTTTCATTGAGCGGGTTCGGACGGCAGAAGACGCCGCGCAGGCCGAGCTCGCGCACCGCCCGGCGCGCCTCGGCGACGGCGGCGGCCGGATCCTGGAGCGGGAGGGCCGCGACGCCGAACAGGCGCCGCCGATCGGCGGAGCAGAACTCGGCGATCCAGTCGTTGTAGACGCGGCACGAGGCGACGGCGAGCGCGGGGTCGTGAATGGCGGGGAGGCTGAGCGCCAGGCCGGGATAGAGGACGGCGGCGTCGATCCCCTCGGCGTCGAGGACCGCGAGCCGCTCGCGCGGGTCGAAGCCGGCCGGGTGGCCGTCCACGTAGCGCCGTCCGCGCCCGAGGTCCGCGAACGAGGTGCCGGCGTTGCCGAGGCCGACCAGCCCGCGGTCCGTGATGCACCAGTCCTCGACCCAGGCCTCGTCGAAGCCGGTGTCCTGGTTCCAGCGGAGCCGGATGGCACGCTCACGGAGGGGCGGCGGGAGGCGGGTGGTCCAGAGGTCGGGCGGCTCGCAGACGTGGCCGTCCGCGTCCACGACCGGCTCGGACATGGCGCGCACTGTGCGACGGACGGAGGGCGCGCGTCAATGATGTTCCCGAGCGGGCAGTCATTGTGGCAGAAGGAGGATGATGGCCCAAACTCACCAAGGGGAGCGACGCTGATGGCCTGGGATTTCGAGACGGAGCCCGAGTTTCAGGAGAAGCTCGACTGGGCGGACGCGTTCGTGCGGCGGGAGGTCGAGCCGCTCGACCTCGCGTTCCCGGACACCGCCGCGCCCTACGACCGGCGGAACCCGGTGTACAAGAAGATCACCGATCCGCTGAAGGCAGAGGTGAGGAAGCACGGCCTCTGGGCCTGCCATCTCGGCCCCGAGCTCGGCGGCCCTGGCTACGGCCAGGTGAAGCTCGCGCTGCTGAACGAGATCCTCGGCCGGTCGATGTGGGCGCCGAACATCTTCGGCTGCCAGGCCCCCGACTCGGGCAACGCGGAGATCCTCGCGCACTACGGGACCGAGGAGCAGAAGCGGAAGTACCTCCAGCCGCTCCTCGACGGCGACATCGTCTCCTGCTTCTCCATGACCGAGCCGCAGGGCGGCGCCGACCCGCGGGAGTTCCGCTGCCGGGCCGTGCGCGACGGCGACTCCTGGGTGATCGACGGCGAGAAGTACTTCTCCTCCCACGCCGACCTGGCCGAGTTCCTGATCGCGATGGCGATCACGAACCCCGACGTGCCGGTCCACCAGGGCGCGTCGATGTTCCTCGTGCCGCGCGACACGCCGGGCTTGAACATCGTGCGCCTGGCGGGCCTCGGCCACGAGCCGCTCGGCCACGGCCACCACGCCTACATCCGCTACGAGGGCGTGCGCGTCCCGCGCGAGAACCTCCTCGGCGGCGAGGGCCAGGGCTTCCTGATCGCACAGACCCGCCTCGGCGGCGGCCGCATCCATCACGCGATGCGCACCGTGGCGACGGTGCGCCAGGCGCTCCAGATGATGTGCGAGCGGGCGCTCAGCCGCCGGACACAGGGCGGCCCGCTCGCCGAGAAGCAGCTCGTGCAGCAGGCGATCGCCGACTCCTTCATCCAGCTCGAGCAGTTCCGCCTGCTCGTCCTGTACGCCGCCTGGCACATCGACAAGGGGCACAAGGACGCGGCGCGGACCTACATCGCCGCCGTCAAGGTCCAGACCGCCGAGGTCCTCCACGACGTCGTCCGCCG harbors:
- a CDS encoding DUF11 domain-containing protein: SAKYRFQVGLGDDLIGYEKPPWSFLYDTPGSFTPTDCTSDPHNHSHALEDEALGPTAANLLAHKLTDLLDANPDPIAEIRLGRYVKADGTLTNAYVGPPDHPDQGAPGHFPTDAVAIWLAAPGSTALDPKPGHPNSGTIVALPRIGAFGDRRVDANGDFMDFDGADQPNASNIDTRGMLVKLSSGGVQKRYYVNVYPALTVSGSLGAAHGADLSVTISDNPDPVVAGALLTYTVTVSNNGFEPARGVSLTDTLDRNVRFRSATASQGRCSAKGTTVSCALGDIGDGGSATVAIVVRPTKNGTVTNTASVAAVAPVDPDTSNNTASETTTVKP
- a CDS encoding amidohydrolase — encoded protein: MSEPVVDADGHVCEPPDLWTTRLPPPLRERAIRLRWNQDTGFDEAWVEDWCITDRGLVGLGNAGTSFADLGRGRRYVDGHPAGFDPRERLAVLDAEGIDAAVLYPGLALSLPAIHDPALAVASCRVYNDWIAEFCSADRRRLFGVAALPLQDPAAAVAEARRAVRELGLRGVFCRPNPLNETLRQLHDDAFEPVWAALAELDVPLTFHPAGLWDMPGTSRSMAGLMAPGTHHALILFFDNYLTLANLVYAGVLERHPRLRVGVLECGGGWIAHWMDRLDEFVESYGWQLSHLRLKPSEYVRRQAWISFDPGEHTMGPLTRFLPADHMIWASDFPHSDAKYPGVVAELREHTADMTPAARADLFGASALRLYGLPAPA
- a CDS encoding acyl-CoA dehydrogenase, translated to MAWDFETEPEFQEKLDWADAFVRREVEPLDLAFPDTAAPYDRRNPVYKKITDPLKAEVRKHGLWACHLGPELGGPGYGQVKLALLNEILGRSMWAPNIFGCQAPDSGNAEILAHYGTEEQKRKYLQPLLDGDIVSCFSMTEPQGGADPREFRCRAVRDGDSWVIDGEKYFSSHADLAEFLIAMAITNPDVPVHQGASMFLVPRDTPGLNIVRLAGLGHEPLGHGHHAYIRYEGVRVPRENLLGGEGQGFLIAQTRLGGGRIHHAMRTVATVRQALQMMCERALSRRTQGGPLAEKQLVQQAIADSFIQLEQFRLLVLYAAWHIDKGHKDAARTYIAAVKVQTAEVLHDVVRRALHVHGALGCSNEMPLAHMWMTVPVMGIADGPSEVHKVTVAKQVLKQYRPYEGLWPRAFLPERVAEARARFAEHLEREVGNL